The Aspergillus oryzae RIB40 DNA, chromosome 5 genome segment GACGAGAGTCGAGTTTTGCGATCCCAGTCCGATCCCGAGGCTCAGCAGTACCTGGAATATCAGGGATGATATCAGATTGGAGGAGGGATGTAAAGTGCTGAGTAGAGCGGCTCCCAGAGTAGAAATCACGGACGAGGCGATTAGGAAGGGGGTGTAGTATCCCACAAGAGAGACGAATATTCCTCCAGCGAGCGAACAGAACACCAAGCCCAACTGCGTAGGGAGAGTCATGAGACCGGATTTGGTTGCGGAAAAGCCCTCGACGGCTTGATACCAAATCGGGAGCTAGATAGACGTACAGGGTCAGCCATGTACAGATATGACGTTGTCACATGATGGGGTCGTAGAATATCCATACGTAGTAAATAAAGACGATCATAGCACCGCCGTTGAAGATTCCCCACAAAGTGATGCTCAGCATATCTCGATTGCACAGGATACGAAGTGGAATCGTGGCTTTGTCCCCCGCCCAGACCTGGACACCGGCAAACGCGGCCAGCATGATTCCGGACAGCATAAACAGGCCTCTTATTCTCCAGTCGTCCCAGGCATACTCTGATCCTCCCCATTGGAGAGCCAGTAGAAGGGCGACAGTCCCACAGATCAGAAGTAGGGAGCCGGGCAGATCCATCGACTTGATTTTATCCTTCAAGCTTGAATGCGCCATTTTTGGTTGATTGGTGGGCACAAGGGATAATATCACGATCGCGGTGACCAGTCCCATGGGGAGGTTTATATAGAAGCACCATCGCCACGAGACATGGTCGGTCAGTAGTCCGCCCAGCCTTTGCGTATTTAATTAGCCTTATTCTAATAACCATCGATGGAAACGTACAAAGGACCCGTCACTTTCGTCACTGCATGAacacagccaagaaagcccATGTACACTGGTCGTTTATTCAAGGGGATCgtatcggtgatgatgaagagagccCCAGAGTTGATGCTCCCCGCCCCTAATCCGGCAATGGAGCGACCCGCAACCAAGGTGGCAGACGACGGTGCGATGCCGCACAGAAGAGACCCGAGCTCAAAGATAGCCAAGCCGAGAAGGAACATCCGTTTGGTCGTATATCCTTGATACAACTTTCCCCACATCATCTGGGTGGCTGTGAAAACGAACAGAAACGAACTTCCGTACCACCCGACATTTTTCAAGGATTGGAATTCATCCGTGATGCGAGGAATAGCAGTCGCGAGAACCGTTTGGTCCTGCAAGATAAACGCGAATCAACATATCAGCCGTCCATTGCCCTCGATATGTTGGCCAACAAGGACCCTCGACGCGACTCACCAGGGATACGCAGAAGATTGAAAGACACAGACCGATCGTGATAAGTAATTGCGGCCGCGATGACCTGGATGGGTCCTCAGTTCCCTTGGTGGCAGAGACGAGATCCGGTGGATTCTCTGGTAGGAGTCGGGTCGTTTCCGAAGCCGTCATGATCGTGCTCGATGTCAGACTGGTTCCTGCAACAGGAATCTACCGGTTGAACGaatcaaagaatcaaaagcCAACGCAAGTCGTGTGCGATGCTCGAGGTGGATTCAATATCACCAGACTCATGACCGAGCCAAGTCTGCAGAACACGACGAACAGAAGTTTttgaaaggagaggagaTCGAAAAGTTAATTATTatggaaaaacaaagaaaagaaaaaagaaaacaggagaaaaagacacaGACAGGAGAAACCATGCAAGGGGGACAGGCAAGCAATGTACTTTTATTTTGTGTACAGTACGAACAGTAATCTACTTCAAGCGTTATCATTCGACAATACCTGGTGGGTCTACGTATTATACATTTCCCATTGGCTGGTGACGTAACCTTGGTCAGTGTGATATTGTAAAGTAAACAAGCACTCGCGACGTGGAAAGGGCAATCTTTGGGGTGATCAACCATACTTGGCTTTTTGGCACTCTGCTCTGCACCAATCCAGGAGTCTTGATGCGTGCATATCAGCAACCCAGTGGACTGGCAGCACCCCCAGTTCCAATGAAGCTAGTTCTATCGATCTATCAGCTTCAGTGGCGTACATATCATGCAACCAGGTCTCCCCATCGAATTACAACAACCTGATTGGCTGGTCCGTCCAAATTAAAAAAATGATACAGTGCGACTCGGACTCAAGAACACTTAAATCAGTTAAACATATACACGTTTCACTGCGTTATTACAAGGGTTTAAGACAGCTCACCTGTATCAGCCACACGGCCTAACCTTTGCTAACTTATTGACGCGTCGGGTTTTCTATGTGGGAACCCATACCCGCTTCGAACCCGCATGGGTTTAGGTTTATGCTTAAATACGTATAACGTGGTTGAGGGACAGAAGACTCCGAGGTTGTGGGTAGAACCCGAAACCCCGCAGAGCGACCCACCCCGGGTCGGGGCGATACGATCGATTACTgtattatatatatgatACAGAGCTATGTCGCAGTAATCTATATTTAGATTATATTGTAAATGTACCCACTACGTAGGTTTCCTTGTGTTTAAACTGGTTGCTTTGGTATAAGTACAGAAATATGAGATACTCAGGAGTCAGGATCATTACGGAAGGTGTGATGTGATATAAGCCTCACTCAGCCTCAGTACAAGTTAGTATGTGTGAAAAGGCCTAGCTCCCGCGGTCTAGACCCATTCAGATATAGCCCCATCCccacctccaaccccctGATCGCCTTCTATCTTTCAAGCGTCATGGCGAGAACAGCTCAAACTGCCCGGGATCCATCAGATCCACCCATACGATGCATGCAGCGGGAATATGTCGACCATGCAGGCAACACTGTCATTCTGGGGAAGGTGGCCGCCTACGAAAGCCAGTTCTATAGGCCGGAAGACGGTGAAGCTTACCGACTTCAAGTATACAGCACGACCCCCATCCAGCCAGAGGAGCTCAACAAGCTGTATGAATATCTTTGCTTTTACCTCAGCCAGCGCCCCTTTTTGGAGATCTACTCATACAACCCCCCGGATGGGCTGGCCTGCGTGGAGCATCAGCGTCGTGAAGTTGCTCATCGGAAGCGTCTCCAAGCCGAGCAGCGTCATGGTGAATACGACGAGTCTCTTGCCCCTTTGATTCCAACGATGCGTACTGGCTTTGATGATCAGTTCATGTCAGGATTCTGTTTCCTGCTCACGTCGAAGAGCTACCTCCAGGGTTCATTCCGAGACAATGATCACGGAACGGGTCCCTTGTGGATTAGCTTCGATCGGAGTCTTCCATCCGCTGTGAAGAAGCTGGACATGATAAAACGCCTCGGAAGTCCAGCAACTAATCTTCGAACCTTTGCAGAGTGGGGCATTTTAGTCAACCCCGAAACTCGCGATATCAACGTGAAAACTACGGCCGATCAGAGCGAAATGGGCTCTGACCTGAAAGAGCTCATGACAGGAATCTATTCGACATATGTTTATGGGGAAATAGATTATGGACTTCATGAACCGCCCCCTCCCGCACTGTCCGAGACTCTGACTTTCCATCATACCCAGCAGATTTTGGAGCAGCAAAGGCAAATGATAGAAGGCCAATCCGTGGACTTGAATGTACTCCACCTTACTTGGGGACCTGAACACAAAACAGTCACGGTTACAAGCTACTCTTTGGATAGCGAATATGACCTTCAATATGTCATCTACGTCCAGTTCCTCGCGGATATAGAACAGGACAAGACCGCCCTCCTGGAGACCGTTGCACGCACATTCACTGCTGGTATCATCTCCCATCTTCCTGCGTCCAAAACAATTTACTTTGAGTTCCGGATTcctggctcctcctccttgtcTTCTCTTTTATCCGCTCCGCCCAACGGGTTTGATGTCGGTGCCTCCCATGAGTTTGAGCCGGGTACCACCATGAGGGCCCTGCCTCTGATTAACCGTGACTTTTCTATTCGTCCGTTGCCTCATCACTTCTTTACTGTGGTCCTTGATAAGCCTTCCTGCATTCAAGAACCTGGTGTGCTATTTTATACTCTCTGGACCGATCCTCGGCAGTACATTGAGTCGCAAACCGCCGATATTATTATTGAGACTCGGCGGAGCGCTGGGATTCACGAAGCTGCAAGAAGGCTTGCAATGCTTGCAGTGGAAGAGAACAACCAAGATAGTGCAAGGAAGCTCATACGGGAGGAGCATATAGAATTATTGTCTTTGTCGCCTGAGGAGTATGAGCAAAAAATGATCTTTTAGCGTTTCTTCAACGGGAggtcaaggaggaagagttACATAGTGTCAGAGCAAGTGGTGTGGTATCAGATAAATCGACCTGGATCGGTTGAGACGTTTGAAAGATGAGAGGTAGTTGACATATTAAGAGTCATTTCCCGGTTGAAGTTCATCATTACTGCATGTGCACTGTTTGACTTGATGTAGCCGTGGCGATATTCATATGCATGTATATTCAAACCCGTTGAGGGAAATAGTCGCAATAAAATTACAATAGTACTCGATCTTATGCGATATTAATTAGGCCGATCGATTCCTTGCTGGAATAATAGACGGTCTACAACTTATATGTTAATTTGTACTTTGGTATTTTAAAGTAGTAACTCAACACTTATCAGTTACAGACTTCTACTATTATCTCAGTCAGTCCTCTATAGCCTATGTGATATATGGAATACCCCATCACTTCTCATAGCGTGACGGGACATGAGTTGTGATAGAAGCGAATTGCTAAATATCAAAGGTaacaagatggagaaaaatCGCGGTGGACATATATTGGGCGAAGTCGAATCCGGGTTGTAGGACGCAAACATTGTGTTGAtgatcctccatctccttaCCTTAACTATGATTCTGTCTCACCGTGTCACATATTAAACTATTGTTTCAAGCAACCGGCACAGTAACAAAGGGGTGGGGAAACTTGACCGTAGTGTTCAAATGCAGGTTCGTTTGTAATAGCCATGATTAACGTAATACGCCGAATGTTTCTATCTATAGCGAATGACTCAATAATGTTCAATGAATCTCGAGAGGGCATCACGACACTCAGTATGCTTTATCATACCATCCCGTGTCACCACCCCAGAGCTGTGATTTGGCCATAGTGGCAGATGCCGGTGTCTCATAGAGTCTTACAGAGGTATTTGACCCGGCGCCTGTGTTTTCATACTCCATGGAAATCCTACTCAAGAGGTTAATAACAACCATTTCCCAATTTATCACTAGGAACAATACATACGGTGTAGCTCCTTCGGCCATTGGTGCCTAGCCTTCGGGGTGGACGACACCAGTTAAAGTGGAGTATTGGTAGATCACCCTGGCAAGGGGACGCCACGGTCTTCCTAGGAACACCTTCCCATCGACGCTGGCACCGGCGGCCGCAGTTATCTGAGAATTCTTGAGTAATGGTCCTACAGGTATCCTATTATCGAAGAATTTGTTTTGAACGTACCACGCTGTGATCAATAACATACTATGCTTGGTCCGTGCCGTAGGTTCGCGAACTGGCGGTGATGTATCCTCCTCCTGAGGATATCATGGTGCCTATAGTACAGCAGAAAAGTTAACTTATGGAAATATGTACTGGGCAGAGCTGTCTAAGGACACACACATTCACCAAACCAAGCCGCAGCATCTCCGAAGATATAGTCAACCGCACCTACAACGCTCCCAGTGTCAGTCATCTTTACTCTAAATATGAGTGATATTTATCACACTTTCAATATAGTAACCGAGTAATATTGCATGCCCGACTTGGCGTATAGGGTATCTTGATAAGATTTGAAACCACAGCCGTAAAAACCTTGGTGCAATCCAATACCGGTACATGCAACAGCCTAGGTCATATAGTATTAATCTTTCAGATTCAACGATGGTAGAGTGTTTCGTGCGGCATACCTGGCCATCTGTTTAAGTATTCTCAATGTTGACATTGTAAAAGCTCAC includes the following:
- a CDS encoding MDR family MFS transporter (permeases of the major facilitator superfamily); this encodes MTASETTRLLPENPPDLVSATKGTEDPSRSSRPQLLITIGLCLSIFCVSLDQTVLATAIPRITDEFQSLKNVGWYGSSFLFVFTATQMMWGKLYQGYTTKRMFLLGLAIFELGSLLCGIAPSSATLVAGRSIAGLGAGSINSGALFIITDTIPLNKRPVYMGFLGCVHAVTKVTGPLLGGLLTDHVSWRWCFYINLPMGLVTAIVILSLVPTNQPKMAHSSLKDKIKSMDLPGSLLLICGTVALLLALQWGGSEYAWDDWRIRGLFMLSGIMLAAFAGVQVWAGDKATIPLRILCNRDMLSITLWGIFNGGAMIVFIYYLPIWYQAVEGFSATKSGLMTLPTQLGLVFCSLAGGIFVSLVGYYTPFLIASSVISTLGAALLSTLHPSSNLISSLIFQVLLSLGIGLGSQNSTLVPQVAVQKEDVVIAISSLTFVQALSSSVSLVIGQSVFHNRLVENLRVSAPSIDPSMVEKGVTMLRDTIPPEMLADVLGAFSRAITDTFHVAVVMCAFSLIGSASLRWKSIREKTVEE